The Culex pipiens pallens isolate TS chromosome 2, TS_CPP_V2, whole genome shotgun sequence DNA window caataaaaccaacattatttttcactaaaaaaaatgtttttcagagcAAAACATAAtctaaaaacattaaatcaataaaaatgaacaaaaatttcttatcttcatatttttaccaaattttaataGCATTATtaccattaaaataagtttcatcGTGAATTGCGCtggattttgaatgattttgacGAAATTGGGTACTGCCGCTGCATGTTGTAAAATTATacttattgttattattttttaatattgaataaggacttttttcttttttctaattACACCGAAATGAAATCCAATGCCAAATCAGCTTAATATTGTACGAATCCGGGAAATTTGTTTGCCTATACAATcagacttagaaaatatcaaatttactaACAAGTTTTAGCAAAACTCATCAGCATTGAGCATTCAATTGTGtgcatttatctgaaaaataaattaaaagcaaacaaaatcctGCTTTCATTATCGATTTTATTAAATCTTACAAAATATTCAGCTAACATAATTCttacaataaatttttcaattcaacctatctcatattaatttgaaaaataaatcataaataaaactgtgtttctgattttaacaatttaaccacATTTAGGTCTCCAATTGAGTCCTAAAATTGAGCCTAAATTTGGGATataattgttcacaacgataaagttgTCATTTCCTGagcacaatgaccctttgtacgaccgcaaaggattcaaaatagatttttaattcaatttcaaaaaaataacttcttggcccttcttgacagaaaaagttCTACTTGACAATTATTTCCAAGCAGATCATAGTTGGTCCATCGTAAAATGCTGTCATGtcgatttttttgcattaaaatgaaaaaagtgatgagaaatggtttttagtcgtgtttttcacagttttacatgaaaatttacataGAGCTTTAGGGCCCCAGTGCAATTATACAATCCAAATTCATTGAagcaataattgaaaaataacaacaatttaacaaaatgcttGTAATATTGGgtggggcgccaaattgatgcttcgccaagggcgccgtggacccaaggtacggctctgtCAATGATAATATTCATAAATGCGATGTCacagaaaaacgtaacgcaccgcgtaaaaagaggtttaacTGTAATCGCAAATAAATcgttttcgcttgcgaactttcttcacccgtgaaagagagaggaggaatAACACGCacaagaaaatcgctcccgaacttcttgAAGAAAATCTATTAGCTGAAGATTTTGTTGGGAATCTCTTTGTTAACACCACGTaaattccgtagtaacagttcaatagggcgaatctgcgtttgtaaacaagcagtctatcccttttgctcaagtgacagttcacgtaaaGTAAGAGGAAGATagattgtttgtttacaaacgcagatttgccctattgaactgttactacggaattaatatatttcgttttgtttacacacattgcccaccTACAAAAAGTGACGGGTCATTTTAAGACCTGCAAGAGTAGTAGTGAAATAGATGTACCGCCGAACAAAAgcgatgatgatttttttgagattcctttttaccgatctttcgtgcgcgagagaggagaggaGAACATTCCTTGCCgattttctcttgatgaacctCGGATTATTTTCTCTTGGTAATGATTCTTCCATCGCCGGTCTATTTTAGGGACGTCTAATTATTAATTGAACATAATTTCTACGTTGTCACCTGTAAGCAATTCTCGCCGaaaactggaaatggatttcaatttttatttaatttttattttacaaaatcttTCCGGGGGCTTTATTTTAAGACCGAAGAAGCTTGTAAGTTTTTATACAGCTTTCCAAAGTATCttgggaaacatttttttgatcgatttggtgtcttcagcaaagttgaaaatatttggtAGTActattcagaaaataaaaaagttttaccacttaattttcaaatgccgatatctcagatataattttttgattttcaattttaaaatcttaactctttgttttcttattgaaaaataaatgaagattcatatttttaaagtgccaaaatttcaatattcagccaattttgaatattagttttgaatttgtttttttatatttgtttcaagtgaatcaaaaatttcacaagGTATTGATTGTTTAACATTTCAATTGAACTATTTATTTTGAGATATCGGCATTAAGAAATTGAGTATTTTAGTGGCTGTGTCTCAGGAATGGAAttaccaatcttcaatgtttctaaaacgaaattatagatttttttccgaaatggGCACTattgtaaaaataacaaaaaatatgaaaatttctcaaatcgtttaaggctggtacaattttttttgtttttgttggcccgaaaaattcgggagcaaataaaaacagtttttcaaaaaacttcaaaactcaaatgttaattgaagtgcaatcagctgaaataaatttaaaatgcattcccctgcattGAAAATCATTATTAGCATgattgggtttattcaaaaatctttggaacttttgaaaatttcgatgaaCAGTAATTGGTtagttctccgccaactcaaatGAAAATGGAAATAAGTTGCTCCGAGCCCtcatcgatttgcgtgaaactttgtcctacggggtaacttttgtcgctGTTCtcgaatccgagctccattttcgATGTCTCGTTACGGTGGAGCGGTTTtttaacattcgaaaaaaaacgtgtttttcacaAATCTGCAGGCTGAAATGGTGaaggtttggaaatttggtgcaAAAGGACGTTTTATGTGAAGTTGGAcgtccaatttgatggcgtactaaaaattcaaaaaaaaaacgtatttttcatggaaaaaattacaaaaaacaatttaaaatattctgcCATTCTGTTGctcaattgtaaaaaatattgagtcatgtaattttatgggaaatttcatGTACCTACTTTtagaatctgcaataacccagtaGGGgcagttttaaatttagaataatttattcatttttaaatttcgtgttttatgGCGGTTCGTCATTCTTGCATACAactaaaaattgcatgcaatatatAGGAGAACCtaacagcactaattctccatacaaactttggagaaaaatcaTACGGACCtgtccaaatatttttgaacaaaaaaaaaaaacactgtgcACGTGTCCTTGAGGTCACTTTGAGGTCCTCCAAAGCGTATGAtttccctcgagttgagcctgcgcaaaaATTTCGTTTGTCAGTGTAATCATAAGGGATTTGCCTGTaaccatcacaagttatcgcgattttacgaacacAAGTTTTGAGAAGAGAAAAGATCAACAGTTGTGTTGgttcgagccgggatttgaaccacgAAGTTCATAGagttcatgagtatggtgcatttgcactataaacattcgtggttctcacattcgtgaatttaattcacgattttgagaattgatttttttttccgtgtaggcTATGCGGCTCGGTTAACTTTGAACATGGAATGAGTTTTAATGAATAAGTACATattagaaaattgtaaaaatcttagacttttttttgtgaattggaTTGTAGTGCTTCTACAGCAATTGATTTAGAAGGTAAACATtccatggagacgcatggtatttCACGCTAGTAAATCCTATTTAAAAGCAaagaaaaattgaatatttcaaaagtattttttgtgaaaaggaTACAGTTGCTCTCGCGCTCCACGTTCGTCTCCTTCGGTGGGCCGGGCAGGTTCAGGATGACGAGCTGCGCGTCGTGCGACTTGTTGACTATGACCTCGTTGAGCTTCACGGCCGTGTGCATTCGTCTCACGTTGGCTTGATCACTGGAAGCGAGACCCCGCCAAAAAAAGCCAATTAGGAATAGGGACTTAAAATAGGTTTTAAAAGGCAGAAGGATATCCATTAGCGCTAATAAAGGATTCAACACCGGGTACTCCGTTATTAGTCgcttcttcgtttttttttgtcccaAGGATCCTTACCCTCCCTTTCAATCTCAAAACACTTACGGCTTCTTGGGCGATTTGGGCGTTTCGTCCCCGCCGGAGGAGCCCTTCTTGCCGGGCGAGGCCACATTGTTGGCCGTCGGCTGGGGCGGCGGCGGAAGCTGTTCGGAATTTTCATTGTTGTTCGCCGCCCCGCCGTCCTTGTCCTGTTCGCTTTCCTTGGTGTCCTTGTCCTTTTCGGATTCAGTCTGGAGAAGGAGGAAGGTCGGTGTCATATTTCGAGGCAAGGCGGAAGGAATTTGCCACCGGACcggagtttcatttttttttggaggggAAGAAAAAACAAGAAGAAAGATGATAAAAGTGTGGGAAGGAATTCAATCAATTAGATGTCTTTAGCAGGATTGTGTGATTGAGCCAAAATTGATTGGGTGATTTTTGAGACGACCTTTAACGTTTGACGCGGAAAGGGACATGACCTTTACTTGAATGTCGCCAAATTAGTTTATTATCCATgtatttttatggatttaatcgaaatttcaaatattcgaaaaaaatatgtacacagcTTACGCACCTCATTCTTTTCCTCGCGGTCGTCATCGTTGAAGATGTCCTTGTTCTCCGAGGGATCCGCGAACCGTACCTTGGACGCCGTTTTGGTGTTGTTCTcgatgtggtggtggtggtccaCGATGGCTTGAACCTGCAAAAAGGGCAAAACCCCACCAGAAAAAAAGGAAGCAGCAAGAGTTAAGTGCTGAACTCGGAATAAGCtggtagaaaatcaaaaaaggagaaaaacaaatgaaacaactAAAGGTGCATAAAAATCCTAAAGAAATGTAAAACATCAGGGAGCGATCAATTATGCAACGGGAGTTTTACGACAACGGCATCATTGAGGGCAATGAAAGTGGCTTTGAGCGGATACTCTCGGTGGCTTTGATGGACGACGTCGCGAAGTAAAACGTAAAAGTACAAAACAAAAGTTAGTACTGTTTTCACAGGTAGTGCGGGTGGAATTTTTATTACTTTACTTTTTACGAACTGACGAGAAATGGTCGCGATGTCGTGATGCGTCGCAGCGGAGAAAGTTTGCCAAGTTTACTTTGGAGTTGGGGCGGAAATTGAGTTTGCTTGTCTGAGATTGCATTCCTTATTTTACCGGGAATTCGCCAGAGGGTAAACATTGAACAAGTGTTGCATTGTTGCACTTTGTAAACTTTTACTTGTTATGAATGTTAACTTAGAATCTGGTTCAGTTTGTTCTTTCGTAAGCGCAGGTATTTCCTGAAATCTTCATTACAGCAATCAGTCCTGATTTCCGAATCCAACGTCTTTTCCATGCTCAATTGGAATTAATTGAGCCTATTTCCCCTTTCTTACATCGACATTTGTGACGAAAGTTTCCGTAAGCTTCCTTCATTGAGATGTTTTATTCAAGTATGGAGTTTGGTGTGTCCGATATTGGAGTTTCCGCAGTGCCCGATATTNNNNNNNNNNNNNNNNNNNNNNNNNNNNNNNNNNNNNNNNNNNNNNNNNNNNNNNNNNNNNNNNNNNNNNNNNNNNNNNNNNNNNNNNNNNNNNNNNNNNGGGGATGGGTGAAACCGACGGCGCCGCGGGCCCATAATGTCCTTTCCCTGCTGGGTCGTAAATACGCAAACACAGAATTACGCTGGAAAAATACGATGTATGTGTTTGTCACACTTGGCCTTCTCGACCCGCTGTCCCCGAAAAAGGGCCTGGTTTACCTGTCCCGGTTTTCCAGGAACAAACATTCACTTCTcaaaagatgaaaatgacgagcTAGGAGGAGAGGAGTCACGATGTGGTCTGAGATAgcggatttttgtcacttttcatatgaaagaagttttcgtcttgtcgtgctatcttgtcactccctgaaaatttaggtaagtgcgacaattggccaaaggggtttcaggtcagaatgcgtttgacgcacgtacaagtgagactaccgtaattaaaactcgggactccagcaaccaaatacaaccaaacttaggggcaatgcacagaatggtcaaccaaacaaaacgtgttttttattgtttaggggaaagtggggcaagtgtaacaagctaaggaaatcctcgttataacccattaaaaacgttaaaaaatctgtcggattttttagaatcatcttattccaggtcttgactgaggCTTTGATAtaagaagttttttaaaaaaatctgttttttaatgtaaaaaattggttttaaaaactttcatttttcgtacgttctacataactagtggggcaagacgaacaaacCGTTGGGACAAGAGGAACAATGGATgaaaaacatgctaatttactaacaattgaactattatcacttagatacatcagattaggatatatttgaaacgtttctttcatttttagattaaaaaataatattttactaaaaatttgaccatttttaccaaaaaaaattacttatatgataaatagtaaatttccaTGATATTACtatactgccgttttacggcgatatgatgtatacgccattgaggtgatattgctgtagacacgattttctgtttttgttcattttttcaatttaaaatgactaatttgaggtctgctctgtagaaactgttaaaaagtacaataaaaactaacttaatccacctacgtggttgatgccttcctcacttttaccaacaatgggtcatatgagtggtttggacacatatttcagctattttttttagatccagaatacttacacacatataacttcagtaatcataactcgagacaattTGCCAGATCAACAATGCTGTGagctcgttagaaaggtttttcgtttacctaaccaacgatgggttggatggtggatccggacacagtttacatacatttaagtgagatccggcttccaaaaagtacataaatattacttaagtggccatatctccagacaggtttgccagatcttcaatgttttagactcgttagaaaggttttttgataacctaaccaacgatgggtcggatggtggatccggacatagtttacatacatctAAGTGAACTcctgcttccaaaaagtacataaatattacttaagtggccatatctccagacaggtttgccagatcttcattgttttagactcgttggaaaggttttttgataacctaaccaacaatgggtcggatagtggatccggacatagtttacatacatttaagtgggatacCTGCAATTTCTTCGGTTCTCCGTGACAGAACGATTCGCGGTCACTCAGTCATCAACCACGATGGAGGAACAAACCTGTACTCGGCCAACTCTTCCTTCTGCTTGCAATACCGGACACACCGGTGAACTATTTTCCAGAGCTGCAGGAGGAAGAGTTCGCTGTTCTTGTCCAGGAATGTTCGAAAATAAGCCGGAACATGCCGGAATCGTAATCAAATGCGTGTACCGTTCGCCAACtccttttgttttcaaatttagttttgatCCGCCAAAAAATAGCTTTGTTGTTTACCATCTGTCACCTCAAGGTTGAAAATACACGGTGGGAATgcttacttcaattttcgttaaTGTATTGACCAGTATATTGATTTCAGCGTCAATAGATTAACGAAAAGTAAAAACTTTGACTCTGTACACCCCCtaggatccggcttcaaaaaagtgcatcaatatcatttatgtggccatatctcgagacagggttgccagatcttcaatgttttagactcgttgaaaaggttttttgataaccttaccaacgatgggtcggatggtgaatccggacatagtttacatacatttaagtgggatccggcttcaaaaaagtgcatcaatatcacttatgtggccatatctcgagacagggttgccagaacttcaatgttttagactcgttggaaaggttttttgataacctaactaacgatgggacggatggtggatctggacatagtttacattcatttaagtgagattcggcttccaaaaagtacataaatattaattaagtggccatatctcaagacagggttgccagatcttcaatgttttgaactcgttggaaaggttttttgataacctaaccaacaatgggtcggatggtggatctggacatagtttacattcatttaagtgagatccggcttccaaaaagtacataaatattacttaagtggccatatctcaagacagggttgccagatcttcaatgttttagactcgttggaaaggttttttgataacctaaccaacgatgggttggatggtgaatccggacatagtttacatacatttaagtgggatccggcttcaaaaaagtgcatcaatatcacttatgtggccatatctcgaggaagggttgccagaacttcaatgttttagactcgttagaaaggttttttgataacctaactaacgatggttcggatgatggatccggacatagttttcatgcatataagtgagatccggataaatgtgaaaacacatttttatatataacttttgaactacttatcgaaacttcaaacaattcaatagcgatgtatgggaccctaaaccaagtcgaatgcaaccgattttatcaaaatcggtccagccagtgctgcgaaaacttggcaagaattttgaacacatacatacatacacacacacacacatacacacacacagacatttgttcagttttcgattctgagtcgataggtatacatgaatataggtctacgagatgtttttcaaaagttcaattttcgagcaggattatagccttacctcagtgaggaaggcaaaatgtggcccctacaaaatttcttgtttttcctattctctgcgattttaaaccacaaacatcatttggccgtaaaaatagcaataaaaaatcactacttttcctgcccaatgatgtatgtatataTTGCTCGATCAAAGAtggctttattttttgtgccagctattttgatagctgagtggatcccgtaatgcattgtccacgtggatactttaagggggggggaaggtattagggagcgttcttttattacgtaacgcagttggggggagggggttcgGAATCCGTGTTAcgcccatacaatttttttaaaatttgtatggaaattttgttacggggggtctaaaaatccgattttttgcgttacgtaataaaataacgctcccttagcgattgtctatgctccataaacacattttttgcatgaagaaTTGTCTGCAAGGGAGGTGGGtgggtctagaattttcaaaaaagtgtctacgtgaaTATGGctaaggtgtcatccattaagtacgtcacattaaaatcagccaacatataccctttgtcacgatttccctatgcttttaacacgcaatgtcacgctttctcaaaacccccctcttccctcagaacgtgacgtactttatggatgatgcctaatggacgtccccttaagaattaaatcgaaataatgtaataaaatattgcccaatcttgatttggtcccaaaacctcaaagcaacattcaaacagtattgaatttgacttctatcaattctcaatgtatacatacatcatgatgagtaaaattggcgtatacatcattgtttgtttgcttaataaaatgggccccagagcagttatttgaaaaattctatcgtcaggaggtagcttctaagattctttatcagactgtacaataaaattgaaaatgtcaaaaatggcgtatacatcatatcgccgtaaaacggcagtatatcgtatatggacaattttttaaacaattgtttatcagtttttaagaacttttatgtatttttttcacaataaaatatattgctgcagcaattcgtattttttttccatactaaaaatccatatggtatacttgccccacctaaacaagattttttaaaagctctctacaaaaataaccaaaagttaaatcatactttataatatgtgcaagtcattggtaaggacactactgatctaggaaaaaaagcattttgaaaatgaaccttAAAACGAATCCTAAGCCTtcttttgtactttccaaatattataaggaaacaaaggttttgaaaaaaaaaacatcattcaatcttatgccccgtagcgtttacgtcgttttggcggttatgtggtagtagaatcagctaattgcattgctagcaacaattcctcatactggaaataatcaaaatagtaaaaattacggccttacgaGCGATTGCTCCTTGACTAGCTCAAAAACTTtctagaatataaaaaaatctaaaatatattcCTTCAAAGTGAGAAGTTCAAAAACGTAAACCaccataattttcaatcaagcaaaaaaaaaaacaattttccacaaaattttgcgatctggaccacaggaatcaacaaaataattaaatttatttctgaaatatttcagctaaaatttgttttttcttctacaaccactagatcattttgtacatttttgggccCTTGTAGACtgttgtagagcttgtcaaaatgaacatttttattcttgaaaaacaaatgttggtcaattctatcaaaagttatgggcaaaaaacgatttaaaaatgctaaTCTTCAGATTGAGATTAaatgaattaaacaaaaaagaccttcGAGATATTCTCAGCAAATGTACTCATGGTTGTACTCGTCGTATAAAAATCgtatatctaatctaatctaatcaaacacaagcgcagccagtccgaagaaagcatcctggaagaacttgcggttagattacgcctcaagtcctttcttgtctaTATTAATaattacagtacatccgagtaatcccaaaaatgtacagcaaaaattaaagcggccaggcctactgcgttgcattaaccgcagagacagattctgtgaacggatcacatttcacagaatcaacaggggaggaaggatgcgtggacataccgtaccaaacgctccgaatcagttaggtgtggtgtgtaagtgtaaattggcaaataattatatttttaggagGGAAGTGGAATTGGGCAATTGAAGTTAGGGAAAATGGGAATTGGGAAAGGGATAATGGGGAAGGGATAGAaggtttatttaatttataatatcATAATATAGgggaatataataatttaacaacttaTGATGGACAGCTCTCACCAAAAAACAGCAAATCTTTAACATAAagctcaaatcttcaaaagacgCCGCGAGGTGGTATCCCGATCGTCAGATTCCAGGTTCTTCTCAGGATCGTTTGACGTGAACACTTTCACTTTAGCACTGAGTATGTCCGCTCCCAACCAGTATTTCTCCATAGTTCGGTGGTTCAATTGAAAAACGACAACTTTTAAATTCTCTAGTAGCATTTCGAACCGTCAAAAATGGTGCTGCGATTTTTCCCAACCATTCGCGCGCACGGCTTACTGCGATCTCTCGTCGTATGAAAATCGTATATCGTAtaaaaagtgggatattgaactcagaaaatcatgatttttggtaagggtaaGGGAGTCGACTCGGTCCAAACTAGgttccagcaccgaaaaggacctgataaaaataagtttatgaataaaaaaaatatatctgatactgacattttcagaaaacatgcagactctcatttcgtcgccatcgtgctaacttgtcgtacgtgcattttgggccaaattgagttaagaacgccattttgtgcagctcacaatgcctcaccttttgaccttcacagatccccaaaattcgat harbors:
- the LOC128092697 gene encoding solute carrier family 12 member 7-like; translated protein: MSILFRVQHLTLAASFFSGGVLPFLQVQAIVDHHHHIENNTKTASKVRFADPSENKDIFNDDDREEKNETESEKDKDTKESEQDKDGGAANNNENSEQLPPPPQPTANNVASPGKKGSSGGDETPKSPKKPDQANVRRMHTAVKLNEVIVNKSHDAQLVILNLPGPPKETNVERESNYMEFLEVLTEGLERVLMVRGGGREVITIYS